A segment of the Anguilla anguilla isolate fAngAng1 chromosome 6, fAngAng1.pri, whole genome shotgun sequence genome:
GGATGATATAAAAAGTACATGAATATGTATAACtcatttttgataaaaaaagtCACTTGGATCCTTCTTATTCTCGAGTCCAAATATCCATCAACAGTCAAGATTTCTCAGAAATTTATATAGCTTAATGTATATGTGAATTTATGtaagctatttatttttatatcattaAAACATTGTTATAATAtcaattcattgttttaaaaatcacatttttgaaaaatgctgcaCTGTTTCATCTTACAAAAAGCTTTAATTGCAATTTTGTGATTAGAGAAGGTTTTTTACATCTctgaacaaatatttaatgatGAAGAACCCCTGTGAAAAACTTGTcctgataaaattattttaaacacttTCTGGAACCAGGGATAGAAAAGTCCATAAATTAGTGGGTTACAAGTAGAATTAAAATAACCCAACCACATAAGAGCATCAAATACACTATTAGGAGTCGAAAAATTAATGAAAGGATCTACAACAATGGTTGTAAAAAATGGtagccaacacaacaaaaagaCCCCCATTACAATGCCAAGTGTCTTTGcagcctttttctctctttgttcaGACATACGGTTCTTGTggttatttatttctgctgtcactgccaaGCTGTCATTTATCTTTCTGGCATGGCTTCTTGCAACATAGAAAATCTTTAGATAGAGTGATGTCATGACTGTTCCTGGAATGAAAAAGGCCACTAACGCCGCTACAACTCCCCATTCTTTGTTGAGAATCACAAAACAGGTGCCTGCACAGGAGTTCATCATGATGAACTCCTCCATGCCGGCTAAGTGAACCTTGGAGAGAAGCACGCCAAAACCAAATCCAAAAGAGAAAATCCAGATGATGGCAATGAGGCAGGCCACTTTTTGCATGGATACCAAGCTTTTGTATTGAAGAGGCTTGCAGATGGCCCAGTATCTGTCAACAGAAATTAGACAGAGATGCAAAATGGAAGCAATGGACATCATCATGTCAAAACTAGAGTGCATCTTGCAT
Coding sequences within it:
- the LOC118230395 gene encoding trace amine-associated receptor 4-like; this encodes MKSLGINLTGDSAETQYCFPYLKGSCPRSQTLIIIKAAMYMFMAFTILMTVCGNLLVIISISHFRQLHSPTNLLILSLACIDCCLGSFIMPYSMIRSVENCWYFGEIICKMHSSFDMMMSIASILHLCLISVDRYWAICKPLQYKSLVSMQKVACLIAIIWIFSFGFGFGVLLSKVHLAGMEEFIMMNSCAGTCFVILNKEWGVVAALVAFFIPGTVMTSLYLKIFYVARSHARKINDSLAVTAEINNHKNRMSEQREKKAAKTLGIVMGVFLLCWLPFFTTIVVDPFINFSTPNSVFDALMWLGYFNSTCNPLIYGLFYPWFQKVFKIILSGQVFHRGSSSLNICSEM